From a region of the Haematobia irritans isolate KBUSLIRL chromosome 4, ASM5000362v1, whole genome shotgun sequence genome:
- the LOC142235638 gene encoding uncharacterized protein LOC142235638: MVEDHIPSLGVVTNLRIMQKDDYLDILHTNLPKFVEVCAYADKQVIFQQDGDQKHSSNIVKKWLSEQKFKMLEWAPQSPDLNPHEDNNNKFLNNLMEKIPNNITSHTRLDHFEVTEDFTLLEFFNILKEKNKPSAAGLDGITYEMVKNLSDEAKRNLLTALNKAWAKCEINEEWRKIKIIPIPKRVKDLTDITNFRPIALLPVLLKILNLMMKNRLNDFLIKNNVLPHRSYAYQKHKSAASCVNDLLHSISVYKEKGEKTIIMTLDVSTAYECVDINILTNIMLNLNFPQHITAWIHSFLSRRTLIMGKNSIDIFNGIPQGSCLSPTLFNIYTLGLHGVADENTDIYQFADDFIILSHTKEFNNATSILQNKASEFNSLLKQLKLQVNIEKTAVMYVAKGARNIPLISLGVRLIRPLNSIKLLGRTINNSLSLRDHFNDVSSSCKSSLNALKMLTTLNNGLHPTIANNVTKSIIFSKTEYQLSSMANAPKYLDTKISSFQNQILKRNMGLTKDTPTHIVYALAGITPPKQRSQYLAAKELLNLKIKNVKLYEHITDQTKVNNYIPASSKIQIRLNVFPFNKNTYNSTCLLALYRKEMSELKGEGYCIWATDASVNENSTGSAASKVSSLTGELHALNKAIDIIIEDGIDKAAIFTDSKNACILMRNNTAHNYMINDIINKVNNSSLSQLVIVWTPSHVGIQPNELADYYAKHAATNGSIINSNFSIKDAQHAIKDCLWKEWKEEYQSTSLHKGTYFYQFFNEPPKNPWYKDSSLTPPSIKLINRLLSGHTYSKQFLFNMRLIDSNTCETCNALENEHNLIFHCNKFEQTRKNYIIFKKFSNLPTLLKNAKTADLNELISFININNINL; encoded by the exons atggttGAGGATCATATTCCTTCACTGGGTGTGGTAACAAATTTACGAATCATGCAAAAAGACGACTaccttgatattttgcacacaaaTTTGCCCAAATTTGTGGAGGTTTGCGCTTATGCTGATAAGCAAGTAATTTTTCAACAAGACGGCGACCAAAAGCATTCTTCCAATATAGTAAAGAAATGGTTGtcggagcaaaaatttaaaatgcttGAATGGGCCCCACAAAGCCCCGATCTCAACCCTCA tgaaGACAACAATAATAAATTCTTAAACAACCTTATGGAAAAAATTCCAAACAATATTACTTCCCACACAAGACTAGATCACTTTGAAGTTACTGAAGATTTCACCTTATTGGAGTTTTTCAATAtcctgaaggaaaaaaataaaccatCAGCGGCAGGTCTCGACGGAATCACCTACGAAATGGTTAAAAATCTCTCTGATGAAGCAAAACGCAACTTACTTACTGCATTAAATAAAGCATGGGCAAAATGTGAAATTAATGAAGAGTGgaggaaaattaaaataatcccAATTCCGAAAAGAGTCAAAGATCTTAcagatataacaaattttagacCTATTGCTCTATTACCAGTTTTGTTAAAAATCCTAAATCTAATGATGAAAAATAGACTAAacgattttttgattaaaaataatgttttgccaCACAGATCCTACGCATATCAAAAACATAAATCTGCGGCTTCATGTGTTAATGACTTGCTACACTCAATATCAGTATACAAGGAAAAAGGCGAAAAAACTATTATCATGACACTTGATGTATCAACGGCATATGAGTGTGTTGACATCAATATTCTTACAAACATAATGCTGAATCTGAATTTTCCCCAACACATCACAGCTTGGATTCATTCATTTCTCAGCAGGAGAACTCTCATCATGGGTAAAAACAGTATAGACATATTCAATGGCATTCCACAAGGTAGCTGTCTAAGCCCAACTTTATTCAACATATACACACTGGGTCTCCATGGAGTTGCAGATGAGAATACGGATATATACCAATTCGCGGACGATTTTATAATCTTAAGCCACACAAAGGAGTTTAATAATGCAACAAGCATACTGCAAAACAAAGCTTCAGAGTTCAACTCGCTTTTAAAACAACTAAAATTGCAAGTAAACATTGAAAAAACTGCTGTGATGTACGTTGCCAAAGGAGCCAGGAACATTCCGCTAATCTCCCTTGGGGTTAGACTAATACGGCCACTAAattcaatcaaattacttggaagAACAATAAATAACAGCCTGTCACTCAGAGATCATTTTAATGATGTTTCATCATCATGCAAGTCATCTCTTAACGCCCTCAAAATGTTGACGACACTGAACAATGGACTGCATCCAACCATTGCCAATAATGTGACAAAGTctattattttttccaaaacagaATATCAGTTATCTTCAATGGCAAATGCTCCAAAATATCTGGATACAAAAATTAGTAGCTTTCAAAACCAAATTCTCAAGAGGAACATGGGTCTAACGAAAGATACTCCGACGCATATAGTTTATGCACTAGCTGGTATAACTCCACCAAAGCAAAGATCGCAGTACTTGGCGGCCAAAGAACTGTTAAACTTAAAGATAAAGAATGTAAAACTTTATGAGCACATAACAG ACCAAACTAAAGTAAACAACTACATACCTGCATCCTCAAAAATACAAATACGGTTAAATGTTTTTCCATTCAATAAAAACACCTACAATTCAACCTGTCTATTAGCTCTGTACAGGAAAGAAATGAGTGAACTTAAGGGAGAAGGATATTGCATATGGGCGACTGATGCCTCTGTCAACGAAAACTCAACGGGCAGTGCTGCCT CTAAAGTGTCTTCTCTCACTGGCGAATTACATGCTCTCAACAAAGCCATCGACATCATTATTGAAGACGGGATTGATAAAGCTGCCATTTTCACTGACAGCAAAAATGCTTGCATTCTCATGAGAAACAATACTGCCCACAATTATATGATTAATGATATAATTAATAAAGTTAACAACTCCTCACTATCGCAACTAGTAATAGTCTGGACTCCTTCTCATGTAGGAATCCAACCTAATGAACTGGCAGATTACTACGCCAAACACGCAGCAACAAATGGCTCCATAATtaactcaaatttttcaataaaagatgCCCAACATGCCATTAAAGATTGTCTATGGAAAGAGTGGAAAGAAGAATATCAAAGTACATCTCTTCATAAAGGAACATACTTTTACCAATTTTTCAACGAGCCACCAAAAAATCCATGGTATAAAGACTCTTCATTAACACCCCCAAGCATTAAACTGATAAACAGATTACTCTCCGGTCATACATACTCTAAACAATTCCTTTTCAATATGAGACTAATTGATAGCAACACATGCGAAACTTGTAACGCTCTTGAAAACGAACACAATCTCATCTTTCACTGCAACAAATTTGAACAAACCAGAAAGAACTACATcatctttaaaaaattctccaacTTACCAACATTACTGAAAAATGCGAAGACTGCCGACTTAAACGAACTTAtcagttttattaatataaacaaCATCaacttatag